One Ranitomeya imitator isolate aRanImi1 chromosome 4, aRanImi1.pri, whole genome shotgun sequence genomic window, ttatagtagttatattcttgtacatagggacagtattatagtagttatattcttgtacataggagcagtattatagcagttatattcttgtacatagggacagtattatagtagttatattcttgtacataggggcagtattatagtagttatattcttgtagataggggcagtattatagtagttatattcttgtagataggggcagtattatagtagttatattcttgtacataggggcagtattatagtagttatattcttgtacataggagcagtattatagtagttatattcttgtagataggggcagtattatagtagttatattcttgtacataggagcagtattatagtagttatattcttgtacataggggcagtattatagtagttatattcttgtacataggggcagtattatagtagttatattcttgtacataggagcagtattatagtagttatattcttgtacataggagcagtattatagtagttatattcttgtacataggagtagtattatagtagttatattcttgcacataggggcagtattatagtagttatattcttgtagataggggcagtattatagtagttatattcttgtacataggagcagtattatagtagttatattcttgtacataggagcagtattatagtagttatattcttgtacataggagcagtattatagtagttatattcttgcacatggggcagtattatagtagttatattcttgtatataggggcagtattatagtagttatattcctgtacataggagcagtattatagtagttatattcttgtacataggggcagtattatagtagttatattcttgtacataggagcagtattatagtagttatattcttgtacataggagcagtattatagtagttatattcttgtacataggggcagtattatagtagttatattcttgtacataggagcagtagtataatagttatattcttctatatgctTATTCTATAGGTGTCCAGGTTTCATTCCATCCTTTTTCCTGTGACACTATTATATATAACTATGTAATATTCTTGTACTTACCAGCCCTCTGCTCGGCTGGACCCCAGTACACCGTACGCCATCACTGTGATATCATGAGATTTGCAGAACTCCCGTAATTTGCTCTGATTGTGGTATATGTGACATTCTATCTGTACAGAGAGTAATACATATTCTGATTGGTTGATAAGGAACATGTCCTTCATTATAGCTCTTGCACCTAACAGATGGATCCAATAAATGGATGCATGAACAAGTTTGAGGTTCTTAGATCTCCATGGGAGGCAGATTTAATTTTGAAGAAGAAGCCATAATCGTTACCTCATTGCACGCTGGTTTGTACTTGAGTCCTGGCATATTGAGAATCAGCTCCAGTTGCCGGCGGTTAAAATTGGAGACTCCGATGGATCTGACGAGCCCGGCGTCCTTGCACGCTTCCATAGCCTAGAAATGATCAATTCAGTCAGTGCTACAATACGATCCGGTTGTGTCACCGATACTAATCTGGCGATCAGATGATCTGATTGGAGGACGTTTTGCTGACTTTGCATTTTCTCTGCAGAGGCCACTACAGGTGAAACGTGGTATTGCATCCCTACTGGCCATAAGAGTGGGCATCCCCTCTCCATTCCATCGTTGGGTTTCCACGTGTAACATCTCTGTCTGAACATGCTACTATAACCTCTACCTTTGTGGCGCCACATTAGTACAATGTATGCCACTGGGTGACGGTAGCGTGTTTCAGTTTGATGTTGATAGCTGGGACTTGTTGTCTTTTCTTCTTATTGAATAGTGTTTTTCAGCACATGGATTTAGTGTATTTAGCTCCCTGCTTGAAGCCATGGGCCAGGGCTCCTCCCTATTTAATCCCCCAGCAGTCGGTCTCTGGTCGCCGGTTATAGGTTTGACCTTCTTTGGTTCGTTCCTGCTTCCAAGCTGTGACCTATTTTCTTGACTTTTTTGGGTTTTGATTACCTAACCCGACTCGATTTTGTTCCTCACTTTGACCTCCTAGTTCTGTTCTGAAGTTCTGACAATTCAATGCCATCCTGCTCCACTCCGTGGAATCAATCCAGgggggcccttttttttttttagggattacAGGATGAAGACCAAGGTTCCCCTAAAATCCTATCCATGAAAGACTTCTTAAGAGCTGCCAGCCTGCCCCGTGTCTTGTTGGATCAAGCTATTTAAGACAACCCGTACCCCGATATTTACCTTCCATGTTTCCCGGAGATCTGTGTTATGAAAAATTATTTTCCCGTTTGCATCCTTGGGAAAGGGATCATCTCCTGGCTAGAGGGGAAAAAaacgaagaaaacaaaacaaagagTCAGTCTTTATTTGCTAAGTATTGGCAAAATTATTCAGACTGGGAATATCATGTTTTCTCTAGTCACAACCAAAGCTGCATTTATAGAATACAATGTTGTACTATCGGACCTTTCCAAGACAAATCCATAACAAGATCCATAGGAGGACAAACCTTGAACTCCACCGGTGTGTGGATTAGGAAGAGATCCATGTAATCCAGCTCCAAATCCTTCAAAGATTTCTCCAGCCCTATGCGGACCCTCTCAGGAGCGTGGTTAGTATTCCAAAGCTGCAGAAGTAAGAAACAAGTGACTGTGGCTGCAACTGAACAGCGCCCCCTTGTggccacattaatgagaaaaacggATCACACAAAACTCAGATTTTACAAGGTCACCTTCCCGGTGTAAAAAATGCCTTCTCTCTTCACCGTCCCATCAGCAATTTTTGCTCGAATGCCTTGTCCGACCTGAACTTCATTCATGTAGGCAAAGGCGCTATCGATGAGACGATATCCGACATCGATTGCCAGCTCGGTGCTCTCTCGGGCCTCTTCTTTGGAATACTGTGCAAAATATGGTAACAtcgttaaaaaaaaatcagaaaatgatGAAGCATTCAACAATTATTACAAAATATCAGGAAAAAATCCCTGAAAATTCCAAAAATATATCAGAAAATTCTGAATCATTAAAGTGGTCGTCAACAAGCTAGAACTTAAAGTGGCTACAAAAATAGTCTCAGTGTCTGGAGGACCTGACACGGTGAACCCCATtaacttcaataaaaaaaaaatattgtaatacTTTGTTTGACCTGCGGTGTCACTGTAGGAATCTTGAGTA contains:
- the LOC138675150 gene encoding aldo-keto reductase family 1 member C1-like isoform X4, which translates into the protein MNEVQVGQGIRAKIADGTVKREGIFYTGKLWNTNHAPERVRIGLEKSLKDLELDYMDLFLIHTPVEFKPGDDPFPKDANGKIIFHNTDLRETWKAMEACKDAGLVRSIGVSNFNRRQLELILNMPGLKYKPACNEIECHIYHNQSKLREFCKSHDITVMAYGVLGSSRAEGWIEDQESPKVLEDPVLNTISKKLCRTPAQVAMRYLLQKKIVVLAKSFNPERIKQNFQIFDFELSDKDMKNLDGVNKNMRYLNLNSWKEHPNYPYHDEY
- the LOC138675150 gene encoding aldo-keto reductase family 1 member C1-like isoform X1, yielding MALKSDSRFELNDGHKIPVIGFGTFAPQSYSKEEARESTELAIDVGYRLIDSAFAYMNEVQVGQGIRAKIADGTVKREGIFYTGKLWNTNHAPERVRIGLEKSLKDLELDYMDLFLIHTPVEFKPGDDPFPKDANGKIIFHNTDLRETWKAMEACKDAGLVRSIGVSNFNRRQLELILNMPGLKYKPACNEIECHIYHNQSKLREFCKSHDITVMAYGVLGSSRAEGWIEDQESPKVLEDPVLNTISKKLCRTPAQVAMRYLLQKKIVVLAKSFNPERIKQNFQIFDFELSDKDMKNLDGVNKNMRYLNLNSWKEHPNYPYHDEY